In Sphingobacterium sp. PCS056, the following proteins share a genomic window:
- a CDS encoding RNA polymerase sigma factor, whose amino-acid sequence MDVKGFSCSLDEFNRFKLGDERAFYKIFEYYKPILFQRISRLCPSQVDAEEILQEIFIQLFLKRQDIPDVEAIYPFLYIVAKRMAISAFRKEAVRQRFELTQYSQWDETHDHLGKQIEDKDLIVFLNAVVDQLPKQQQVIFRMNKIDELSYSEISDQIGISKNTVRNHLVAAYHFVRLRLENILFLIFFIKNIF is encoded by the coding sequence ATGGATGTGAAAGGATTTTCATGTAGTCTAGATGAATTTAATCGCTTTAAATTAGGGGATGAACGTGCCTTCTATAAGATATTTGAATATTATAAGCCAATCTTGTTCCAACGCATAAGTCGACTATGTCCTTCTCAGGTGGATGCCGAAGAAATCCTGCAGGAGATCTTTATCCAGTTATTTTTAAAACGCCAGGATATCCCTGACGTTGAAGCAATTTATCCGTTCTTATATATTGTTGCAAAAAGAATGGCTATTTCTGCATTTAGAAAGGAAGCCGTTCGACAACGCTTTGAATTAACGCAGTATTCCCAATGGGACGAAACACATGACCACTTAGGAAAACAGATTGAAGACAAGGATCTGATCGTGTTTTTAAATGCAGTTGTTGATCAATTGCCTAAACAACAGCAAGTCATTTTTCGAATGAATAAGATCGATGAACTGAGTTATTCGGAAATATCAGATCAAATCGGAATCTCAAAAAATACGGTAAGGAATCACCTCGTGGCTGCCTATCATTTTGTCCGTTTAAGGTTAGAGAATATCTTATTTCTTATATTTTTCATAAAAAATATCTTTTAA
- a CDS encoding FecR family protein has protein sequence MSKVEAYKKLIRQFYAGSLQGTAKENFIKYIEDPEFLEAWEELMEQDTDENTSLKEPDAAQLFARIKSDDRVKNSLTDIPDRSVSKIKIFKSIATAAIVLLLGTAAFLIWNQNEKEIDQIAHLQNVDTELKVLPGTNKAQIILENGSRIDLEKIKGDTVISNGDFDIVKTADGSISYRPKYPGKESSKLVHNTIVTPGGGEYRLILPDGTKVWLNAMTTLRYPVQFNKDIREIEMTGEAYFEVAKVVKAGKRVPFIIHTGSQKLEVLGTVFNLQHYGQKIVTTLLEGKVKLNFAGSDHDGQYLSPDEQATFDMASNRVKKIQVDPFYFSAWKDGKFAFEKTAIEEVMETISRWYDVEVIFKNELKDFQFSGTISKYEDINKLLQTIELVGGIHFQLKGRRIYVMK, from the coding sequence ATGTCTAAAGTAGAAGCATATAAAAAACTTATCCGCCAGTTCTATGCAGGTTCCCTTCAGGGAACTGCGAAAGAAAATTTTATTAAATATATTGAAGATCCAGAGTTTTTGGAGGCTTGGGAAGAGTTGATGGAACAAGATACGGATGAAAATACTTCGCTTAAAGAGCCTGACGCAGCACAATTATTTGCCAGAATAAAATCCGACGACCGTGTTAAAAATAGTTTAACCGACATACCTGATCGCTCAGTATCAAAAATAAAAATCTTCAAAAGTATAGCGACTGCTGCAATAGTGTTATTACTGGGCACAGCGGCTTTTCTAATTTGGAACCAGAATGAAAAGGAAATCGACCAAATAGCTCATCTCCAAAATGTAGATACGGAATTAAAGGTTTTACCTGGAACGAATAAAGCACAAATTATTTTAGAAAATGGATCACGTATTGACCTGGAAAAAATTAAAGGTGATACGGTGATCTCTAATGGTGATTTTGATATTGTGAAAACAGCGGATGGCTCGATATCTTATCGACCAAAATACCCGGGTAAAGAATCATCAAAATTGGTCCATAATACCATCGTGACACCTGGAGGTGGAGAGTATAGATTGATCTTGCCGGATGGGACAAAGGTCTGGTTAAATGCCATGACGACGCTTCGATATCCAGTTCAATTTAATAAGGATATTCGAGAGATTGAGATGACTGGCGAAGCCTATTTTGAAGTTGCGAAAGTAGTGAAGGCTGGTAAACGTGTGCCATTTATCATCCACACAGGATCTCAAAAATTGGAGGTATTAGGAACGGTCTTCAATCTGCAGCATTATGGACAAAAAATTGTCACCACACTGCTAGAAGGTAAAGTGAAATTAAACTTTGCGGGGAGTGATCATGATGGACAATATTTATCGCCCGATGAACAAGCAACATTTGATATGGCTAGTAATCGGGTCAAGAAAATACAAGTAGATCCTTTCTATTTTTCGGCATGGAAAGACGGAAAATTTGCTTTTGAAAAGACCGCTATTGAGGAGGTCATGGAAACAATAAGCCGATGGTATGATGTGGAAGTTATCTTTAAGAATGAATTGAAAGATTTCCAGTTTTCAGGAACAATATCTAAATATGAAGATATTAATAAACTGCTTCAAACAATTGAACTGGTGGGAGGCATACATTTCCAATTAAAAGGAAGGAGAATTTATGTAATGAAATAA
- a CDS encoding TonB-dependent receptor: protein MKLSIALPLLFATALQVSALTYGQGINLKKQNVKLETVIKDLQKQSGFNILYKESLVSNTKRININYRNAPFETVLKDILAPYQITYKMVDNNVVLSKGLPKTAPAIETHTPVALVQQRKIKGKILDAAGLPLSNVTVTEKGTSNKTGSTENGQFEIQLSGNNVTLQFSIVGFQPQELAVAGQSDVIVYMKPAITAMDEVVVVGYGEQKRVNLTGAVSQISGKEFEDRPVTQLTQALQGTIPNLNIVFGSGKPGNSGTVNIRGNTSINGGGPLILIDGILGTLDRVNPNDVESVTVLKDASAAAVYGARGAFGVVLVTTKKGSKNGKSTIDYSNNIGFTKHATNTDFITSGYWNAKLNDDAMYNALGYRTTRYTDEDYEELLSRVNDQVENPDRPWVVVKKDASGRDIYRYYGNFDWFNYLYDDSRPKSEHNLSFSGSTGNTRYALSGSKAKEQGIFNIDPDRFGRYNLRANIASDVREWLTVSNSTHFFKSSYDWAGLENNFSTVANNVSNSPTYHYHAMYVPRNPDGTLTGYSGINSYPIGYGLHNALESGNMRGYTRGTEFTNMTEAVVKMGKGLSVTGNYSYREYRSDYSYRQTKQLYSKYPGVMELSSLSQLNQDKLRESMSKYVWHFINVFATYKKDFADHHFTAMAGFNQEDRMYKRIGGIGQDLLSESLNDLDLVIGEKQFEAGADEWALRGGFYRLNYDYLGKYLFEVSGRYDGTSRFPKHSRFGFFPSFSAGWRISEEKFFQPLKNTVNNLKLRYSYGSLGNQEVSTYAYISSMGTGQISYLVNGQKLNVANNPAPVAPTLTWEEITTSNIGLDFSMFNNRLDFQSDLYVRQTKGMLSRGKTQPAVFGAAEPQENAADLKTKGFEVSLLWKDQFAVAGKAFHYSVRAMLSDYQAEITKFANDAGLLNNYYTGQKLGEIWGYKYDGLFKTTEEAQAYAKLVNQDQINRRRVQAPTADLRMLQAGDIKILDLNGDGIINAGDNTLNNPGDRTVIGNDQPRYSYGLNLSANWNGIDASVFLQGVGRQNWYPNLEAQAFWSVYARPYDSFIPANFQDKIWSPENPDAYFPFLRGYTAQNSELSVANDMYIQDIAYLKLRNLTIGYTLPLSLTERVHINKLRVFFSGENLHTWTKLKTDYIDPEQVMTDNTGRSYPVGRVFSFGVQVSL from the coding sequence ATGAAATTGTCAATCGCACTACCTTTATTATTTGCCACAGCTTTACAAGTAAGCGCCCTCACCTATGGTCAGGGTATAAATTTGAAGAAACAAAATGTTAAACTGGAGACCGTGATCAAGGATCTGCAAAAGCAAAGTGGTTTCAATATTTTGTATAAGGAATCGCTGGTATCCAATACAAAAAGAATAAATATCAATTATCGTAACGCTCCATTTGAAACTGTTCTGAAGGATATTCTTGCTCCATATCAGATCACTTATAAGATGGTTGATAATAACGTAGTGCTGAGCAAGGGACTGCCAAAAACTGCCCCTGCGATCGAAACCCACACTCCTGTAGCACTCGTACAGCAACGGAAAATTAAAGGAAAAATTTTAGATGCTGCTGGTCTGCCGCTAAGCAATGTAACAGTCACGGAAAAGGGTACGTCAAATAAAACCGGTAGTACTGAAAATGGTCAGTTTGAGATCCAACTGTCCGGTAACAATGTAACGTTGCAATTTTCAATAGTTGGTTTCCAGCCACAGGAACTTGCTGTAGCGGGTCAGTCGGATGTGATTGTCTATATGAAACCAGCCATTACGGCCATGGACGAAGTGGTGGTGGTGGGCTATGGTGAGCAAAAACGTGTCAATCTGACTGGAGCGGTTAGTCAGATATCGGGTAAAGAATTTGAGGACAGACCTGTCACCCAATTAACACAGGCTCTGCAGGGAACAATTCCCAATTTAAATATTGTATTTGGATCTGGAAAACCTGGAAATAGCGGTACTGTAAATATACGTGGTAATACCTCTATCAATGGCGGCGGGCCATTGATCTTGATCGATGGTATACTGGGCACATTGGACCGGGTCAATCCAAATGATGTGGAGTCTGTGACGGTCTTAAAAGATGCTTCTGCAGCTGCTGTATATGGTGCGCGTGGAGCTTTTGGAGTGGTATTGGTAACCACTAAAAAAGGCAGTAAAAACGGCAAATCGACTATTGATTATAGTAATAACATCGGATTTACGAAACATGCCACTAATACGGATTTTATAACGAGTGGATATTGGAACGCAAAACTCAATGATGATGCGATGTACAATGCATTGGGTTATCGGACTACCCGTTATACCGATGAAGACTATGAAGAGCTATTGTCCAGGGTCAATGATCAGGTTGAAAATCCCGACCGTCCGTGGGTAGTGGTCAAAAAAGATGCAAGTGGTCGAGATATCTATCGCTACTATGGTAATTTTGATTGGTTCAATTACTTGTATGACGATAGTAGACCCAAGAGTGAGCATAACCTGTCGTTCTCTGGATCTACAGGAAATACCCGATATGCGCTGTCCGGATCGAAGGCCAAAGAACAGGGTATCTTTAATATTGATCCTGATCGGTTTGGGCGATACAATTTACGGGCTAACATCGCTAGTGATGTTAGAGAATGGTTGACGGTGAGCAATAGTACGCACTTTTTCAAATCATCTTATGACTGGGCAGGATTGGAAAATAATTTTAGTACGGTGGCTAATAACGTGAGCAACAGTCCAACCTATCATTATCATGCTATGTATGTGCCTCGCAATCCTGATGGAACATTAACGGGATATTCAGGGATCAACAGTTATCCTATTGGCTATGGCCTGCATAATGCCCTCGAAAGTGGCAATATGAGGGGGTATACGCGTGGTACTGAGTTTACCAATATGACAGAAGCGGTTGTTAAAATGGGTAAAGGTTTGAGCGTAACGGGTAACTATTCCTACCGGGAGTATCGATCTGATTATTCTTACAGACAGACCAAACAACTGTACTCCAAATATCCAGGCGTGATGGAACTGTCTTCGCTTTCGCAGTTAAATCAAGACAAGCTGAGAGAAAGTATGAGTAAATATGTCTGGCATTTTATCAATGTATTTGCCACTTATAAAAAAGATTTTGCTGATCATCATTTTACAGCTATGGCGGGCTTCAATCAAGAAGATCGTATGTACAAAAGAATCGGCGGAATCGGACAAGATTTGCTTTCTGAAAGTTTAAATGATCTAGACTTGGTCATCGGTGAAAAACAATTTGAAGCTGGTGCAGATGAATGGGCGCTAAGAGGTGGGTTTTATAGATTAAATTACGATTATTTAGGAAAATATCTATTTGAGGTGAGTGGACGATATGATGGTACTTCTCGTTTTCCAAAACATAGTCGTTTTGGATTTTTCCCTTCCTTTTCTGCAGGTTGGCGCATCAGTGAGGAAAAGTTTTTCCAACCGTTGAAAAATACGGTCAATAATTTGAAATTGCGTTATTCTTACGGATCGTTAGGAAACCAAGAGGTCAGTACGTATGCGTATATCTCATCAATGGGTACTGGACAGATTTCCTATCTTGTCAATGGACAGAAATTGAATGTGGCCAATAATCCTGCGCCTGTTGCCCCTACTTTGACCTGGGAAGAGATCACAACGAGTAATATTGGTCTAGACTTCAGCATGTTCAACAATCGGTTGGATTTTCAATCAGATCTATACGTACGGCAGACCAAAGGTATGCTGAGCAGAGGAAAAACGCAACCTGCAGTTTTTGGGGCTGCAGAACCTCAAGAAAATGCGGCCGATCTGAAGACAAAAGGATTTGAAGTTTCTTTGCTTTGGAAAGATCAATTTGCTGTAGCAGGTAAAGCATTTCATTACTCTGTTCGCGCGATGCTGTCCGATTACCAAGCTGAGATCACAAAATTTGCCAATGATGCGGGTCTGTTAAATAACTACTATACAGGACAAAAATTGGGTGAAATCTGGGGGTACAAATACGATGGCCTTTTCAAAACGACCGAAGAGGCTCAGGCCTACGCTAAGCTTGTCAATCAAGATCAAATCAACAGAAGGCGTGTGCAAGCTCCTACTGCTGATCTTCGAATGTTGCAAGCTGGCGATATCAAAATTTTGGACTTGAATGGCGATGGAATTATTAATGCTGGCGATAATACCTTAAACAACCCTGGAGACCGGACCGTCATCGGTAATGATCAGCCTCGCTATTCCTACGGGCTTAATTTATCGGCCAACTGGAACGGTATTGATGCTTCGGTATTCCTACAGGGAGTGGGGCGCCAAAATTGGTACCCTAATCTGGAAGCGCAGGCATTTTGGTCTGTGTATGCAAGACCGTATGATTCCTTTATCCCGGCTAATTTTCAAGATAAAATATGGTCTCCTGAAAATCCGGATGCTTATTTTCCTTTCTTGAGAGGTTATACTGCCCAGAATTCGGAATTATCTGTGGCTAATGACATGTATATCCAAGATATAGCCTATTTGAAACTAAGAAACCTGACCATCGGATACACGCTTCCACTGTCATTGACAGAGCGCGTACACATCAATAAATTGCGCGTATTTTTTAGTGGAGAAAACCTCCATACTTGGACCAAATTAAAGACCGATTATATCGATCCGGAACAAGTGATGACAGACAATACAGGAAGAAGTTATCCTGTAGGACGAGTATTTTCTTTTGGAGTACAAGTTTCATTGTAA
- a CDS encoding RagB/SusD family nutrient uptake outer membrane protein: MKTNNTYIKFAAFAAVLLFNSCNDQYLERYPLSELAPENYFRTASELQTYTNAFYSDLPDALAIHYNNPNQGDDEARNTLAAEFQGTRTTPSSGGGWSWTVLRKINFYLANSHKCADEGARLQYDGVARFFRAYFYFDKIQRFGDVPLYETVNELDDPAMFKARDSRKIVFAKVIEDLDYAIANCRDTKSAQLITKWTALAYKSRMCLFEGTFRKYHGLGDWEAILEEGVKAADELMKSNTYSIYKSDIKTAYHELFIAEDAIASEMILSRQYSAAVPYVHSANFYILSASYGRPGMVKQLVNSYLMKDGTRFTDKPNFEKIGFYEETQNRDPRLSQTIRTPGYKRIGATTTSVPDFATSVTGYQYIKYILAPAFDAGQSTNDMPIIRYAEVLLNYAEAKAELGNLTQADIDRSIKLLRDRVAMPNLLLSAANSAPDPYLLASYPHVTKSGQTGAILEIRRERRIELVKEGLRYQDLLRWKEGAKLAQPFYGMYFSGAGEYDLDQDGKLDLVIYQGTAPTKKPGVQYQKLGELVLENGSNGGRIVNLPDIDKKWIESKDYYYPIPTQELQLNDKLEQNEGWDKSGT; the protein is encoded by the coding sequence ATGAAAACGAATAACACGTATATAAAATTTGCGGCATTTGCAGCAGTTCTTCTCTTCAATTCCTGTAACGATCAATATCTGGAGCGATACCCTTTATCTGAATTAGCTCCAGAGAACTATTTTCGTACAGCATCAGAATTACAAACCTATACCAATGCTTTTTATAGTGATCTACCGGATGCATTAGCGATTCACTATAACAATCCCAATCAAGGTGATGATGAGGCCCGGAATACATTAGCTGCCGAATTTCAAGGTACGCGAACGACTCCATCTAGTGGCGGAGGATGGAGTTGGACGGTGCTGCGCAAGATTAACTTTTATTTAGCAAATTCACATAAATGTGCCGATGAAGGAGCGCGCTTGCAGTATGATGGAGTAGCTCGATTTTTTAGAGCATACTTCTATTTTGACAAGATTCAGCGATTTGGTGATGTGCCTTTGTACGAAACAGTAAACGAATTGGATGACCCTGCCATGTTTAAAGCAAGAGATTCACGAAAAATTGTTTTTGCGAAAGTTATAGAAGATCTTGACTATGCTATCGCAAACTGTCGTGACACGAAAAGTGCGCAGCTGATAACCAAATGGACAGCCTTGGCCTACAAATCAAGGATGTGTCTATTCGAAGGTACCTTTCGTAAATACCATGGCTTAGGAGATTGGGAAGCCATCTTGGAAGAGGGAGTAAAAGCCGCTGATGAGCTGATGAAATCGAATACCTATAGTATCTATAAAAGTGACATAAAAACAGCCTATCACGAACTTTTTATTGCAGAGGATGCCATTGCTTCGGAGATGATCTTGTCCAGACAATATAGTGCTGCAGTACCGTATGTGCATTCGGCCAATTTTTATATCCTGTCTGCATCTTATGGCCGGCCGGGAATGGTGAAGCAATTGGTCAATAGTTATTTGATGAAAGATGGCACCCGCTTTACCGATAAGCCTAATTTTGAAAAGATTGGTTTCTATGAAGAGACGCAGAATAGGGATCCGCGTCTATCTCAGACTATACGTACTCCAGGTTATAAAAGGATCGGTGCTACGACGACATCAGTACCTGATTTTGCAACATCAGTTACAGGATATCAATATATAAAATATATACTTGCTCCCGCATTTGATGCAGGTCAGTCGACCAATGATATGCCGATCATAAGATATGCAGAGGTATTATTGAATTATGCAGAAGCGAAAGCTGAATTAGGAAATTTGACGCAGGCTGATATCGATCGCAGCATCAAACTACTGCGCGACCGTGTGGCAATGCCGAATCTGTTATTAAGTGCTGCAAACTCCGCTCCTGACCCCTATTTATTGGCAAGTTATCCTCATGTAACCAAAAGTGGACAGACTGGTGCCATATTAGAGATTCGTCGGGAGCGTCGTATCGAATTGGTTAAAGAAGGTTTGCGCTATCAGGACCTTCTACGTTGGAAAGAGGGGGCAAAGCTCGCTCAGCCATTCTATGGAATGTATTTTTCAGGAGCTGGAGAATATGATCTGGACCAGGATGGTAAGTTGGACTTGGTTATTTATCAAGGAACAGCGCCAACAAAAAAACCGGGCGTCCAATATCAAAAACTGGGAGAACTGGTATTAGAAAATGGCAGCAATGGTGGCCGCATTGTCAATTTACCAGACATTGACAAGAAATGGATAGAATCAAAAGATTATTATTATCCGATCCCGACTCAAGAACTTCAATTGAATGATAAACTGGAACAAAACGAGGGTTGGGACAAATCAGGTACCTAG
- a CDS encoding endonuclease/exonuclease/phosphatase family protein: protein MMKKNRLFPIVLILCIVMTAQVTMAQEHLKIVSYNVLYGLKKDSINIDRFVNFTKDWNPDVIALEEMNGYTQKTLEHLGQHIKHDYVLQSKEEGFPVAITSKYPLVNFRKVTENMWHSYLYAKIKGVHFFVIHFSPFNYQKRLKEVADVLAQAKEIPAHEPILIMGDFNSLDASDREQYGSKVLAGMLENEKKHEHIRNLNNGQIDYSVLGKLKQAGFQDTYRLLHQNFESTVPTFKDGNGQVKQSATGVPKRIDFIWANARAAKMVIKSGVIKNEFTHYISDHYPTYVELDLMK from the coding sequence ATGATGAAAAAAAATAGATTATTTCCTATAGTACTGATCCTTTGTATCGTGATGACTGCTCAGGTTACAATGGCCCAAGAGCATTTGAAAATCGTATCCTATAATGTACTATATGGACTCAAAAAAGATTCGATCAATATCGATCGATTTGTCAATTTTACGAAAGATTGGAACCCAGACGTCATTGCATTGGAAGAAATGAATGGATATACGCAAAAGACATTGGAACATTTGGGGCAACACATAAAACATGATTATGTGTTGCAATCTAAAGAAGAAGGCTTTCCGGTTGCCATAACATCGAAATATCCACTGGTAAATTTTCGTAAAGTCACAGAAAATATGTGGCATAGCTACCTATATGCGAAAATAAAGGGAGTGCATTTTTTTGTTATTCATTTTTCACCTTTTAACTATCAAAAAAGATTAAAAGAAGTGGCGGATGTGCTGGCTCAAGCAAAGGAAATCCCTGCCCATGAGCCGATCTTGATCATGGGCGATTTCAATTCGCTAGATGCATCTGATCGAGAGCAATACGGTAGTAAAGTTTTGGCAGGTATGTTGGAAAATGAAAAAAAGCATGAGCATATTCGTAATCTCAATAATGGCCAGATTGATTACAGCGTGTTAGGTAAATTAAAACAAGCTGGATTTCAAGATACATACCGCTTATTGCATCAAAATTTTGAAAGTACCGTACCAACATTTAAAGATGGGAATGGTCAAGTGAAACAAAGTGCAACAGGTGTACCGAAACGGATCGATTTTATCTGGGCTAATGCCCGCGCTGCTAAGATGGTGATCAAAAGTGGTGTTATAAAGAATGAATTTACCCATTATATATCTGATCATTATCCCACTTATGTGGAATTGGATCTGATGAAATAA
- a CDS encoding type I restriction endonuclease yields the protein METDLKMKLEQLHQRVDALKEQIGTEEATKNAFVMPFIQILGYDIFNPTEVIPEFICDIGTKKGEKVDYVIKRDGEPILIIECKHWRGNADAHNSQLHRYYHVSKARFGVLTNGHIYNFYADLEKPNIMDEKPFFTLDLSNLKDSNIKILEKFTKNGYHLEGILDSAEALKYIKAIRKEFEKELIEPSDELVKMLVSKFFEKPLTATRMIAFKEYTKKALATSINESINSRLKNALHINDAISQKPAVSVEPIDENIGSEAGPKVITTNEELEGSQIVKAILREHIPSSRIAFRDTQSYFGILLDDNNRKPLARLHFNSSNKYLEVFNQGKDKGEKKLLNDIDDIFNYKTELVDALKNYE from the coding sequence ATGGAAACAGATTTAAAAATGAAACTTGAGCAGCTTCACCAACGTGTAGATGCTTTAAAGGAACAAATTGGAACAGAAGAGGCAACAAAAAATGCATTCGTCATGCCCTTCATCCAGATACTTGGTTACGACATTTTTAATCCCACTGAGGTTATTCCTGAGTTCATATGTGATATTGGAACAAAAAAAGGAGAAAAAGTTGATTACGTAATTAAAAGAGATGGGGAACCGATTTTAATTATTGAATGTAAACATTGGAGGGGAAATGCTGATGCACATAATTCACAATTACATCGGTATTATCATGTTTCAAAAGCGCGTTTTGGTGTATTAACAAATGGTCACATTTATAACTTTTATGCTGATTTAGAGAAGCCTAATATAATGGATGAAAAACCATTTTTTACATTAGACCTCTCTAATCTTAAAGATTCAAATATTAAGATTTTAGAAAAGTTTACAAAAAATGGCTATCATTTGGAAGGAATACTCGATTCAGCTGAAGCTTTAAAATATATCAAAGCAATTCGTAAAGAATTTGAGAAAGAACTAATTGAACCGAGCGATGAATTGGTTAAAATGCTTGTCAGTAAGTTTTTTGAAAAACCATTAACTGCTACACGCATGATCGCTTTTAAAGAATATACTAAAAAAGCATTAGCAACTTCTATAAATGAATCAATTAACTCAAGATTGAAAAATGCGCTACATATTAATGATGCCATTTCTCAAAAACCTGCAGTATCTGTTGAACCTATCGATGAAAATATTGGCTCCGAAGCAGGTCCAAAAGTTATCACGACAAACGAAGAATTAGAAGGATCGCAAATTGTTAAAGCGATTTTAAGGGAACATATCCCCTCTTCTAGAATCGCTTTTAGAGATACACAGTCTTACTTCGGAATTCTTCTTGATGACAATAATAGAAAGCCATTAGCTAGACTACATTTCAATTCATCAAACAAGTATCTCGAAGTATTCAATCAAGGTAAAGACAAAGGCGAAAAGAAATTATTAAATGATATTGATGATATCTTTAATTATAAAACTGAATTGGTTGATGCATTAAAGAATTATGAGTAG
- a CDS encoding DUF4236 domain-containing protein codes for MAWDFRRRVKIIPGVHLNFSKNGISTSIGVKGAGITVGRSGTYLNTGIPGLGLYNRQKLVNGSSPSFESPISPQHLEPSDSRYDNIFSAAIHEITSQDMQGIKEAILLAREQRLSLEKDISKIRIALTVSKIKKAMSYLLIYGLINKSIPEQITNDLKAQVEALKQTKEQIEASFVNLEVYFDSDSKHKYEELVTTFIELTKSRKIWDVTSAHYEDRRITRSSASTVVKRNTVHFGIKSIPELKSDVQALFLQNANGADLYIYPNFIVMYCKNKDFAVIGLDEINLQQSYVRFTETQGVPADTKIIDQTWAKVNKNGTRDKRFKGNYQIPVVRYGEIKLRTTTGVHEEYQFSNYEATAAFGQAFRAYQQSIKQLV; via the coding sequence ATGGCATGGGATTTTAGAAGACGTGTAAAAATTATACCTGGTGTCCATCTTAATTTTAGTAAGAATGGTATTTCAACCTCAATAGGTGTAAAAGGAGCTGGTATTACGGTAGGAAGATCTGGAACCTATCTCAACACCGGTATACCAGGATTGGGTTTATACAATAGACAGAAACTTGTTAATGGAAGTTCACCATCATTTGAATCACCGATTTCTCCACAACATTTGGAACCTTCAGATTCTAGGTACGATAATATCTTTAGTGCAGCTATTCATGAAATCACCAGTCAAGATATGCAGGGAATAAAAGAGGCCATATTACTAGCACGGGAGCAGCGCTTATCATTGGAGAAAGATATTTCCAAAATTAGAATAGCCCTAACGGTTAGCAAAATCAAAAAAGCCATGAGTTATTTGCTGATTTATGGATTGATCAATAAATCTATTCCAGAGCAAATAACCAATGATTTAAAAGCTCAAGTAGAAGCATTGAAACAAACAAAAGAACAGATAGAAGCATCTTTTGTCAACCTAGAAGTCTATTTTGATTCCGACTCGAAACATAAATATGAAGAACTTGTCACTACATTTATCGAACTAACAAAAAGTCGTAAGATATGGGACGTGACAAGTGCTCACTATGAGGACCGTCGCATTACCCGTTCTTCGGCTAGTACAGTTGTAAAGCGCAATACTGTTCATTTTGGGATAAAGTCAATACCCGAATTGAAATCTGATGTACAAGCACTATTCTTACAAAATGCAAACGGTGCCGATCTCTATATCTATCCTAATTTTATTGTGATGTACTGCAAAAATAAAGATTTTGCAGTCATAGGGTTGGATGAAATAAATCTACAGCAGAGTTATGTAAGATTTACAGAAACTCAGGGTGTACCAGCAGATACAAAAATAATTGATCAGACCTGGGCTAAGGTTAATAAAAATGGCACTCGAGATAAGCGGTTTAAAGGTAACTATCAAATTCCAGTTGTGCGATACGGAGAGATAAAATTAAGAACCACAACAGGAGTTCATGAGGAATATCAATTTAGTAATTACGAAGCAACTGCAGCTTTTGGTCAAGCTTTTAGAGCATATCAGCAATCTATTAAACAATTGGTCTAG